The Dermacentor albipictus isolate Rhodes 1998 colony chromosome 2, USDA_Dalb.pri_finalv2, whole genome shotgun sequence genome has a segment encoding these proteins:
- the LOC135904544 gene encoding monocarboxylate transporter 12-B-like isoform X1, translating into MTTGLLEKKGPSSAPGQQQQPQSQPPSNPYQDTFRSWVVGVACAWNFFWLTLVNRSSGILFVAILDVFNVSRQEAAWSFSLMDTMASFTIIVCSVVYKVVDTRELSIIGSLTVSGACMLCFLVFRVQVITVVLGTIIGIGQGMMYFCNTIVINQYFKRHRASGNGIYFAGGTLSSFFFPPMLFSIINTYGLRTTLLFLGAISLNAVPASMLLESPFSRMRRIDRHKKLRLVAVDNECTPEKIKLPVERTAGSSNVEEKLERWFRSQLAVFSFLRRPIFYVIVFTGITFSFSFVVFPVTIVDFAISRGVTRNRAALLLTSFSTGDLVGRLFSGVLTDRKLLRKDHMMVLTYAVWSAAFFALPVCRAYELTFAVTVALGVAVGSGGIFNTVLLADYLGVRVMPTTFAMYRMVLGIISLIRPFFIGYFRDRIGTYDGLYFLLGAYSFLITLIWIVISIVQYCRGTKKYNLK; encoded by the exons ATGACGACCGGGCTCCTGGAGAAGAAAGGTCCCAGCTCGGCGCccggccagcagcagcagccacagagCCAGCCGCCCTCGAATCCTTACCAGGACACCTTCCGCAGCTGGGTAGTGGGCGTGGCGTGTGCCTGGAACTTTTTCTGGCTCACGCTGGTGAACCGCTCTAGTGGCATCCTGTTCGTCGCCATCTTGGATGTGTTCAACGTGAGCCGTCAGGAGGCCGCGTGGTCCTTCAGCCTCATGGACACGATGGCCAGCTTTACTA TCATCGTGTGCAGCGTGGTGTACAAGGTGGTGGACACGCGAGAGCTGTCCATCATCGGATCGCTCACGGTGTCCGGCGCCTGCATGCTCTGCTTCCTGGTCTTTCGGGTCCAGGTAATTACAGTCGTTCTGGGAACCATCATAG GCATTGGGCAAGGCATGATGTACTTCTGCAACACGATCGTGATCAACCAGTACTTCAAGCGACACCGGGCGTCGGGCAACGGCATCTACTTCGCCGGCGGCACGCTCAGCTCCTTCTTCTTCCCCCCGATGCTGTTCAGCATCATCAACACGTACGGGCTGCGCACCACGCTACTCTTTCTGGGCGCTATCTCGCTGAACGCCGTCCCGGCATCGATGCTGCTCGAGTCGCCGTTCAGCCGCATGCGCCGTATCGACCGCCACAAGAAGTTGCGGCTCGTCGCCGTCGACAATGAGTGCACGCCCGAGAAGATAAAGCTGCCCGTGGAGCGAACTGCGGGCAGCAGCAACGTCGAGGAGAAGCTCGAGCGCTGGTTCCGCAGTCAGCTGGCCGTGTTCTCGTTCCTGCGGCGGCCCATCTTCTACGTCATAGTGTTCACGGGCATCACCTTCTCCTTCTCGTTCGTGGTGTTTCCGGTGACCATCGTGGACTTCGCCATCAGCCGCGGCGTGACCAGGAACCGCGCCGCGCTGCTACTGACTAGCTTCTCGACGGGCGACCTGGTTGGCCGCCTGTTCAGCGGCGTGCTCACCGACCGCAAGCTGCTGCGCAAGGACCACATGATGGTGCTCACGTACGCCGTGTGGAGCGCCGCCTTCTTCGCGCTGCCCGTGTGCCGCGCCTACGAGCTCACTTTCGCCGTCACCGTGGCGCTAGGCGTGGCCGTCGGCAGCGGAGGGATCTTCAACACGGTGCTGTTGGCAGACTACCTGGGCGTGCGGGTCATGCCGACCACGTTCGCCATGTACCGCATGGTTCTGGGCATCATTTCCCTTATCCGGCCTTTCTTCATCG